Part of the Gadus chalcogrammus isolate NIFS_2021 chromosome 22, NIFS_Gcha_1.0, whole genome shotgun sequence genome is shown below.
ATTCTCTGCATTTAAACAGTGAGCTAGTGCAAGTTCAAATTGGCTTCTTTTCCAAACCTATTATGGTGTAAAATTCTGGCATAAATGTGGGTCTTTTCAactcaatatatatatgaaaaatcATGAACCATtacttttttgtttgtatgtgtggacGAGAGTGGATTCGCAGTGGATTGTCTGCAACATACATTGAGTATACAAAAAAATGTACTGCAGCTCAATAAAAAACATATGACGAGTTAACCCTTCGTGGGGGGGTTCTGCAGATGTGGCCCCGCGAAGCCTCACGGGACTTTCCTCACTtccgcctctcctcccccttgccGCTTCCGCTTGCTTtcaccaccagagggcgctgctGTGCTTTCACTCTCCCTTCTGCCAGCCTGACGCTCAAGCCACAAGCTACCCGAGTCCGACCCGCAGTCGAGCAGTGAGGCGGTGTTATTGCTGTACTGGCTGTAAAACGCTGCGCTGCCCCTGTAGTGTCCCATCACCTCGCTGTAGGTGGGCGGTGGGCTCTCCGTCCGAGTGTTCGCACCGCCGACTCCGGAGGTGAAACTCGGCCCGCGGCCGACATAAATGTCGAGGAAGTTCCTGTCGTAGACGGTCCGGTTGGGCGGCGCGCGCACCGAGGCCCGGCTCAGCTCCAGCTGCTGCTCGGGGTCCCGCAGCTTCAGGGTGCAGGGGCCCTTGTAGGGGGGCAGCTCCTCGCCGTCGGACAGGGAGATGGACGGCGGCAGGTTGATGATGTCCTGCTGCAGGTAGGGGAAGGTGGGCTGGAAGCGGCAGAGGTGCtggttctgctgctgtgtgtagGCGGGCGGGTTGCAGACCAGCCGCTCCTGGGTGCCCTGGGGCCCGTACATCACCTGCGTGGGGAAGGGGCGTAAGGGGAGCGGGGGTGAGCGTCGACTACACGCCTGTGGGTCAATGGGGAACGCAGCATGGATTGGCTGGACTAAACCGGTTCATTATCAGGGACCTAAAACAATAAAAGTCTCAATGGATATGTTGAGCTTGTCCCACTACGGGTGTCCTACACATACtagggcccaatcccatttctaccccttaccccttccccttacccctcccccttattttgaagggggaaggggaaggggaaggggtaaggggtagaaatgggattgggcctagaTGTTTGTTTCCATATGTGAACCATGATCATGATCAGGGCTATGGGTGTCATATGATCACATAGCATTACACAATATTCTGCACTGAGACAGCGAGGGTAACTGCACGAGCACTGTGTTAAGCTATGGACGTCCTCACTACAACGCCGACACACCTGATGCTGGCTGATATTGGACCCTGTGTAGGGGttcatgggtgggggggggttcactCTCCATAGAGGCAGCGGAGCTGAGCAGTAACCCAGCTCTCCTAATCCACTGACGGCAGCAGATTTAGAGATACTTACATATTGAGGATCTATTTTAGTGTGGTTCTTTTATTTtatgacttttttttattttaggacTGTTTCTATTCTCTAGTAAGGTCGGTGTTTCAGGACCCCCTCTGAACAAGCTAACAGAAGGCCTAGCTGCATTTCTAAATAAACCCTTCACCACAGGGGTTCTGTGCTGAGTCACCACACAGCCATCCTGGAAGGAACGAAGAGAGATGGGAGCTAGCAGGGCTGGGATCGATCCTAGTCTGGGTGAAAAGGCGTACTGCTCACCATTCGGACAAATCAAAGTCATTTCTATCCATCTACCTTCGGGGCATCAGTGCCTCAATGGGCTAGTGACCAACCGACTGATGTAGCttctccagacacacacaaactaaacactaATTGGGTTTAGTGCCTGTACAGGATCAACTGAAGTGCTTTTGTAACCCAAGTTTCTCCATTAGGTGGACTTCTCCCAGGTGACCAGAGAGAGAAGCTCTCAGGTAACATTATGGTAACCAGCCTTTAGATGGAGGAAGTGAGCAGGATGTTTTTAAGGAACA
Proteins encoded:
- the LOC130375858 gene encoding protein TMEPAI-like, yielding MQDRTPASGSTNTQSNVICSCNCTGTQPQGMDISELEFVQIIIILVVMMVMVVVIICLLNHYRLSALAFLSRHSRARHQGHRQQATQLVMYGPQGTQERLVCNPPAYTQQQNQHLCRFQPTFPYLQQDIINLPPSISLSDGEELPPYKGPCTLKLRDPEQQLELSRASVRAPPNRTVYDRNFLDIYVGRGPSFTSGVGGANTRTESPPPTYSEVMGHYRGSAAFYSQYSNNTASLLDCGSDSGSLWLERQAGRRESESTAAPSGGESKRKRQGGGEAEVRKVP